A genomic segment from Bacteroidota bacterium encodes:
- a CDS encoding T9SS type A sorting domain-containing protein, with protein MKCNCIFSLIFLFASGVYAQHTISVNVGTVLNNVSNHPVGINMNHLMDDSFLSPTPAKSTTQALQDMGVKFLRYPGGEKADSYFWSVSPWDKPRPTATRPGSCEWPSGESRWMNTDWKTYKALTLDFDEFMIMCNAVGAQPLIVVPYDCMYKAASCGTIPTKAQLIKNAQEWVKYANIIKGHKIKYWMIGNESYNCAYNGCVTASQYGTDVIEFSQALKAIDPSIKIIANGEKSTWWQTVLPLAAAHIDYLGVSSYPAYQYTGGYDYYRTRTPSLTGAVNTAANSINQYAPVSERNRIKVLVTEFNSMDWSGQWPNNNDLGHALVAFEILGEQLKHPKVEGSFFWNTRWINNSTQPYHIYDALNKNGGFNANGIAMSLWGKFLLQSMVQSSGTTQTRSFASHHQANNKLNVFIINKERSAQTVNLSISGFISNASGKRWEMKGTADSDVSPSFTQNGTVTLNGTSATLSLPALSVTVLELSSPSTTTLAPPIAVNKERCGSGTLLLTATGGINYRWYKNFTGGNLLFTGANYTTPIINQTDSFYVANFDGANESIRTKVKAIINPIPSAPQSFGAECCGPGSLTLSSLGASNPNWYENNTTTNSINSGPVFTTPVLNSSTTYYVSDFNGKCYSLRSPALARILEIPAKPEIILINGNTLHCSEPGIVYEWSFNGVVLPNNSQEITVNDAGIYTVRVQSNNTCFSELSDNYNMTTTGIVKAVATEMKLYPNPNNGNFTVKIPEDNPGSEIYLSDLGGKVIYSAILKPGTREKHIKLVNPASGIYFLTLNSGGSISIKKININTSL; from the coding sequence ATGAAATGCAACTGTATTTTTTCGCTTATTTTTCTTTTTGCATCTGGCGTTTATGCACAGCATACTATTTCTGTAAATGTTGGAACTGTTTTAAATAATGTTTCCAATCACCCTGTTGGCATAAACATGAACCATTTGATGGATGATTCTTTTTTATCGCCCACACCAGCAAAAAGCACTACTCAGGCATTACAGGACATGGGCGTGAAATTCTTAAGGTATCCAGGGGGTGAAAAAGCAGATAGCTATTTTTGGTCGGTTTCACCCTGGGACAAGCCCCGTCCAACTGCTACTCGACCCGGAAGTTGTGAATGGCCCTCAGGAGAATCACGTTGGATGAATACAGATTGGAAAACCTACAAAGCTCTTACACTTGATTTTGATGAATTCATGATTATGTGTAATGCTGTAGGAGCTCAACCGCTTATTGTTGTTCCTTATGATTGCATGTATAAGGCAGCGAGTTGCGGAACAATTCCAACGAAAGCACAATTAATAAAAAATGCCCAGGAATGGGTGAAGTATGCTAATATCATAAAAGGCCACAAAATAAAATACTGGATGATTGGCAATGAAAGTTACAACTGTGCATACAACGGATGCGTTACTGCAAGCCAATACGGTACTGATGTAATTGAATTTTCACAAGCCTTAAAAGCAATAGACCCAAGTATAAAAATAATAGCAAATGGCGAAAAGTCCACCTGGTGGCAAACTGTGCTACCTTTGGCTGCTGCCCATATTGATTATTTAGGCGTAAGCAGTTACCCTGCTTATCAATATACAGGTGGCTATGATTACTATCGTACCCGTACTCCTTCTCTTACAGGGGCTGTTAATACTGCGGCCAATTCCATAAACCAGTACGCACCTGTTTCGGAAAGAAACCGGATTAAAGTTCTTGTTACTGAGTTCAATTCAATGGATTGGTCTGGACAATGGCCAAACAACAACGATCTTGGTCATGCTTTAGTGGCTTTTGAAATATTGGGTGAGCAACTAAAGCATCCAAAAGTTGAAGGTTCATTTTTCTGGAATACCCGCTGGATAAACAATAGCACTCAGCCCTACCATATTTATGATGCTTTGAATAAAAATGGAGGATTTAATGCAAATGGAATAGCCATGTCTTTATGGGGTAAATTTCTGCTGCAAAGCATGGTACAATCTAGTGGGACAACCCAAACAAGAAGTTTTGCAAGCCACCACCAGGCTAACAACAAACTAAATGTTTTTATCATCAATAAAGAAAGAAGCGCACAAACAGTGAATTTATCCATTTCAGGTTTTATTTCAAATGCAAGCGGAAAGAGATGGGAAATGAAAGGAACAGCGGATTCGGATGTTTCGCCTTCCTTTACACAAAATGGAACTGTAACCTTAAACGGCACTAGTGCTACTTTGTCTCTTCCAGCCTTGTCTGTTACCGTATTAGAACTATCTTCCCCCTCCACTACCACCCTTGCTCCTCCCATAGCAGTTAACAAGGAACGTTGTGGAAGCGGCACTCTGTTATTGACAGCAACAGGAGGAATAAATTACCGTTGGTATAAAAATTTCACCGGAGGAAATCTTCTTTTTACCGGAGCAAACTATACCACCCCCATAATAAACCAGACGGATTCCTTTTATGTTGCAAATTTTGACGGAGCAAATGAAAGCATTCGAACAAAAGTAAAAGCAATTATAAACCCAATTCCAAGCGCTCCTCAGTCTTTCGGAGCAGAATGCTGTGGTCCGGGAAGTTTAACACTTTCTTCTTTAGGTGCAAGCAATCCAAATTGGTACGAAAACAACACAACAACTAATTCTATTAATTCCGGCCCTGTTTTTACAACTCCTGTGCTAAATTCAAGTACAACTTATTACGTTTCTGATTTCAATGGCAAATGTTATAGTTTAAGATCTCCTGCCCTGGCACGTATTTTGGAAATTCCTGCTAAGCCTGAAATCATTCTAATAAATGGAAACACCCTGCATTGTTCTGAACCCGGCATTGTCTATGAATGGAGTTTTAATGGTGTTGTTCTCCCCAACAATTCTCAGGAAATAACCGTAAATGATGCAGGAATTTACACTGTAAGGGTTCAATCAAACAATACTTGTTTTTCAGAATTATCAGACAATTACAACATGACAACAACAGGAATTGTAAAAGCAGTGGCAACAGAAATGAAGCTGTATCCAAATCCAAACAATGGAAATTTTACTGTTAAAATACCTGAAGATAATCCCGGCTCTGAAATTTACCTAAGTGATTTGGGAGGAAAGGTAATATACTCCGCTATTTTAAAACCAGGCACAAGGGAAAAACATATAAAGCTTGTTAATCCCGCAAGTGGCATTTATTTTCTCACCTTAAATTCAGGCGGAAGCATTAGTATAAAAAAAATAAACATTAATACCTCCCTGTGA